In the genome of Candidatus Goldiibacteriota bacterium HGW-Goldbacteria-1, one region contains:
- a CDS encoding F0F1 ATP synthase subunit beta — MGELMDVEGLKKGTVYAARGSVIDIRFAGNKLPLINNLIYSGENNTVMLEVAEHIDEQTVRCIALTSASGIGRGDSAHDTGGPVMVPVGNKVLGRMFDMFGNGADRLGAVDAAEKRSIHRTPPSLNERKTGNEIFATGIKAIDLLAPIEKGGKAGLFGGAGVGKTVLIMEMINNTAVKHGGISVFCGIGERSREGEELYRQIKDVGVLDKALLVFGQMNEQPGARFRVGHSALTMAEYFRDDMQTDVLMLIDNIFRFVQAGAEVSGLMGKIPSRVGYQPTLATELAEMEERICTTSRGAITSIQAVYVPADDFTDPAAVHTFGHLSSTIVLSRKMAAQGLYPAVEPLLSKSKMLTPQIAGERHYSVAAEVRKTLSEYEELKDIIAMLGMEELSKADKKTVMRARRLERFLTQPFFVSGKYTGNAGKIVALADTIDGCSRILNDEFEAVNEKALYMIGDISEVKL; from the coding sequence TTGGGGGAGTTGATGGATGTTGAAGGATTAAAAAAGGGGACGGTTTATGCGGCAAGGGGAAGTGTTATTGATATTCGGTTTGCAGGAAATAAACTGCCTTTAATTAATAATCTTATATACTCGGGGGAAAATAATACTGTAATGCTTGAAGTGGCGGAGCATATAGACGAACAAACCGTCAGGTGCATCGCGCTTACTTCCGCATCCGGAATCGGCAGGGGAGATTCCGCGCATGATACGGGCGGGCCGGTTATGGTGCCGGTGGGAAATAAAGTATTGGGCAGAATGTTTGATATGTTTGGGAATGGTGCTGACAGGCTTGGGGCTGTAGACGCCGCGGAGAAAAGGTCAATTCACAGGACGCCGCCCTCTTTAAATGAAAGAAAAACAGGAAACGAGATTTTTGCTACAGGCATAAAAGCAATTGATTTATTAGCGCCAATTGAAAAAGGCGGCAAAGCCGGGTTGTTTGGGGGGGCGGGCGTCGGGAAAACAGTCCTTATAATGGAAATGATAAACAATACTGCCGTGAAACACGGCGGCATAAGTGTGTTCTGCGGTATCGGGGAAAGAAGCAGGGAAGGCGAGGAATTATACAGGCAGATAAAAGATGTGGGCGTGCTGGATAAAGCGCTTTTGGTTTTTGGGCAGATGAACGAACAGCCCGGTGCCAGGTTCCGCGTGGGGCATAGCGCGCTTACCATGGCGGAATATTTTCGGGATGACATGCAGACGGATGTGCTTATGCTTATAGATAATATTTTCCGCTTTGTGCAGGCTGGCGCGGAAGTGTCCGGCCTTATGGGGAAAATTCCGTCGCGCGTGGGGTATCAGCCGACGCTTGCCACCGAACTTGCGGAGATGGAAGAACGCATCTGTACCACAAGCCGCGGGGCTATTACTTCAATACAGGCGGTGTATGTGCCGGCGGATGATTTTACCGACCCTGCGGCCGTTCACACTTTCGGCCATCTAAGCTCCACAATTGTGCTTTCAAGAAAAATGGCGGCGCAGGGGCTTTATCCCGCCGTTGAACCGCTTCTGTCAAAATCAAAAATGTTAACCCCGCAGATTGCCGGTGAGCGCCATTATTCTGTCGCGGCAGAGGTGCGAAAAACCCTTTCTGAATATGAGGAGTTAAAGGACATAATTGCAATGCTGGGGATGGAAGAACTTTCAAAAGCCGATAAAAAAACCGTAATGCGGGCAAGGCGGCTTGAAAGGTTTTTAACGCAGCCGTTTTTTGTATCCGGCAAATATACCGGCAATGCCGGAAAAATTGTAGCGCTTGCCGATACTATTGACGGGTGCAGCAGGATATTAAATGACGAATTTGAAGCGGTGAATGAAAAAGCGCTGTATATGATTGGGGATATTTCGGAAGTGAAATTATGA
- a CDS encoding F0F1 ATP synthase subunit epsilon (part of catalytic core of ATP synthase; alpha(3)beta(3)gamma(1)delta(1)epsilon(1); involved in producing ATP from ADP in the presence of the proton motive force across the membrane) — translation MKLKIVSLMENFEFDGLEAVNIPGEKGNYTILPHHIDYTALVCPGILTCRGADKGVTDMAVDEGVLVKKGDDVFISCRNAVKGVSGDQITALKAVVHEKFEVIDEAEKKTREMISRMESSFVRRFLEMK, via the coding sequence ATGAAATTAAAAATTGTATCCCTTATGGAAAACTTTGAATTTGACGGGCTGGAAGCCGTTAATATTCCGGGTGAAAAAGGTAATTATACGATTTTGCCGCACCATATTGACTACACCGCGCTGGTATGCCCGGGGATACTTACATGCCGCGGCGCTGATAAAGGCGTAACAGATATGGCGGTGGATGAAGGGGTCCTTGTGAAAAAAGGGGATGATGTATTTATTTCCTGCAGGAACGCGGTAAAGGGCGTGTCAGGCGATCAAATAACCGCGCTTAAAGCTGTTGTCCATGAAAAATTTGAAGTAATTGATGAGGCAGAGAAAAAAACAAGGGAAATGATTTCACGGATGGAAAGCAGTTTTGTCAGGCGTTTTCTGGAGATGAAATAA
- a CDS encoding F0F1 ATP synthase subunit A, protein MEINPDNMQMFSIGIIKINATIFYTWIVMALLTLFSIIITSRLSTGAKIPRWQGVLEVIVSFVNNQIRQVIGRNPRPYTAFLGTLGIFILVCNVLEVVPLYHPPTSSLSTTAALAVSVFFAVPFYGILKNGLWAHIKSYFQPSFFMLPFHIISEISRTVSLAVRLFGNIMSESLMIGVFLSVVPLFVPLVMQAFGLVIGVVQAYIFFTLATVYIGSSVSIHGE, encoded by the coding sequence ATGGAAATAAATCCTGACAATATGCAGATGTTCAGTATAGGAATTATAAAAATCAATGCCACTATTTTTTATACGTGGATTGTTATGGCTCTGCTGACACTATTTTCTATTATTATTACATCGCGCCTTTCAACCGGGGCAAAGATACCGCGGTGGCAGGGCGTGCTGGAAGTAATTGTATCTTTTGTAAACAATCAAATAAGGCAGGTGATAGGGCGCAACCCGCGGCCTTATACCGCTTTTCTTGGTACGCTGGGAATATTTATACTTGTGTGTAATGTGTTGGAAGTGGTGCCGCTGTACCATCCGCCCACGTCGTCGCTGTCCACCACAGCCGCGCTGGCTGTAAGCGTGTTTTTTGCTGTGCCGTTCTATGGGATATTAAAGAATGGGCTGTGGGCGCATATCAAGTCATATTTTCAGCCGTCATTTTTTATGCTGCCTTTCCATATTATAAGCGAGATTTCAAGGACAGTGTCCCTTGCGGTAAGGCTTTTTGGAAATATCATGAGCGAAAGTTTAATGATAGGCGTGTTTCTTTCGGTTGTGCCGCTATTTGTGCCGCTTGTTATGCAGGCCTTTGGGCTGGTAATAGGCGTGGTTCAGGCATATATTTTCTTTACTCTGGCAACTGTTTACATAGGGTCTTCCGTGTCAATACACGGGGAATAA
- the atpE gene encoding ATP synthase F0 subunit C, which translates to MDNATIVAVVSIITAGATITLGTMVPAYGEMKALIKALESITQQPDASNVLSRNLFVGLAMIESLAIYCLVISIILIFTNPFWNFMTTAGGK; encoded by the coding sequence ATGGACAATGCAACGATAGTGGCGGTAGTTTCAATCATTACGGCAGGGGCGACAATTACATTAGGGACAATGGTTCCCGCGTACGGCGAGATGAAAGCGCTGATAAAGGCGCTTGAATCAATTACGCAGCAGCCGGATGCTTCAAATGTGTTAAGCAGAAACCTTTTTGTGGGGCTTGCCATGATTGAATCGCTGGCAATTTACTGCCTTGTAATTTCAATAATTCTTATATTTACAAATCCGTTCTGGAATTTCATGACAACAGCCGGAGGAAAGTAG
- a CDS encoding F0F1 ATP synthase subunit alpha codes for MLDSVFTEAEKIAGENSASLLLGETGTVISVGRGIASVKGLFNVKSDELISFPGGYYGTAFNLEPDYVLVVLLSKSDDISAGMQVKRTGKTVSVPVGEALLGRVVDPLGRPLDNGAEIAAEKWYPSERPSPVIMDRAPVNMPLQTGITAVDALIPIGRGQRELIIGDRQTGKTAVAVDTIINQRGKNVICVYCSIGQQNSAAAKVIASLRDAGAMDYTFIVVSGGDDQPGMNFLAPYSACSMAEFFMEQGKDVLIVFDDLSKHARSYREISLLQRRPPAREAFPGDIFYIHSRLLERATHLSAEKGGGSLTALPVVETEAQNIAAYIPTNLVSITDGQIYLSPKLFQQSVLPAVDVGKSVSRVGGAAQLPAFRKTAGDLKLSYSQFEELEIFERFSTKLDDRTKQSLLRGHRIRAVLKQQQNNPVSVMGQIALLTAVNNGVFDEIAENAVPAAADIVRQKAEAELKTISEKILAGNEITPEDNIIILNTVKKLISESTGKNNAVS; via the coding sequence ATGCTTGATTCCGTTTTTACAGAAGCGGAAAAGATAGCGGGTGAGAATTCCGCGTCACTTTTACTGGGAGAGACCGGAACAGTAATTTCCGTGGGCAGGGGTATCGCATCCGTAAAAGGGCTGTTTAATGTGAAATCAGATGAACTTATAAGTTTTCCGGGAGGGTATTACGGAACTGCTTTTAATCTGGAACCGGATTATGTGTTAGTGGTGCTTCTGTCAAAAAGCGATGATATTTCCGCGGGTATGCAGGTAAAAAGAACAGGCAAAACAGTAAGCGTGCCTGTGGGCGAAGCGCTGCTTGGCAGGGTGGTTGACCCGCTTGGCAGGCCGCTGGATAACGGTGCTGAAATAGCGGCCGAAAAATGGTACCCGTCGGAAAGGCCGTCGCCGGTTATTATGGACCGCGCGCCGGTAAATATGCCGCTGCAGACAGGTATTACAGCGGTGGATGCGCTGATACCAATAGGCAGGGGGCAAAGGGAGCTTATTATAGGCGACAGGCAGACAGGCAAGACTGCAGTTGCCGTGGACACAATAATAAATCAGCGCGGCAAGAATGTGATATGCGTGTACTGCTCTATCGGGCAGCAGAATTCAGCCGCGGCAAAGGTAATTGCATCACTTAGAGACGCCGGGGCAATGGATTACACTTTTATAGTTGTATCCGGAGGGGATGACCAGCCGGGAATGAATTTTCTGGCGCCGTATTCGGCGTGCTCTATGGCGGAATTTTTCATGGAGCAGGGAAAAGATGTACTGATAGTATTTGACGACTTAAGCAAACACGCCCGTTCTTACAGGGAAATTTCCCTGTTGCAAAGGCGCCCGCCCGCAAGGGAGGCCTTCCCGGGCGATATTTTTTACATTCATTCGCGGCTGCTTGAAAGGGCAACTCACCTGTCCGCGGAAAAAGGGGGCGGCTCGCTTACCGCGCTTCCTGTGGTGGAAACAGAGGCGCAGAATATTGCGGCGTATATCCCCACAAATCTTGTCTCCATAACAGATGGGCAGATATACCTGTCGCCTAAACTATTTCAGCAGTCGGTCCTGCCTGCCGTGGATGTGGGCAAGTCTGTATCACGCGTTGGCGGTGCGGCGCAGCTTCCGGCTTTCAGAAAAACAGCAGGCGACCTTAAACTTTCATATTCCCAGTTTGAAGAGCTTGAAATTTTTGAAAGGTTTTCAACCAAACTGGATGACCGGACAAAACAGTCGCTGCTGCGCGGCCACAGAATACGCGCCGTTTTAAAACAGCAGCAGAATAACCCCGTATCTGTTATGGGGCAGATAGCGCTTTTAACCGCAGTTAATAACGGGGTGTTTGATGAAATTGCCGAAAACGCCGTGCCGGCAGCCGCGGATATTGTAAGGCAAAAGGCAGAGGCGGAATTAAAAACAATCTCGGAGAAGATACTGGCAGGCAATGAAATCACTCCGGAAGATAATATTATAATTCTGAATACTGTAAAAAAACTAATTTCAGAAAGCACAGGTAAAAACAATGCAGTCTCCTGA
- a CDS encoding F0F1 ATP synthase subunit gamma: MQSPEEVKRKLSGAESLKSIVRTMKVLAAVNVRQYEKMSDAIDRYNEIVEMGFRVFLGNEEKNYNPAPEEENTGYIVLGSDMGMCGRFNDQIAAYALEKTGNNTDTVMAVGDKVSAKLEDAGVKPAETIIYPAVLSAGIVPLLREIILKIDGWRETRGINSISVCYNKPADSLSYNPVMKKILPMEPEYLEQLRKKEWKSRSLPIYKEDREKLFSGLVKNYIYVALYRAFVESLVSENTARLISMQAAEKHTAERIEELTLEYNMERQDAITSEILDIIAGAEAVEGK, from the coding sequence ATGCAGTCTCCTGAGGAGGTAAAAAGAAAACTATCCGGGGCTGAATCTTTAAAGTCAATAGTGCGCACAATGAAGGTGCTTGCCGCGGTAAATGTCAGGCAGTATGAGAAGATGTCTGATGCTATTGACAGGTATAACGAAATTGTGGAAATGGGTTTCAGGGTGTTTTTGGGTAATGAAGAAAAAAATTATAATCCGGCGCCGGAAGAAGAAAACACCGGATATATTGTACTGGGTTCGGATATGGGCATGTGCGGAAGGTTTAATGACCAGATAGCAGCGTATGCTTTGGAAAAAACAGGTAATAATACAGATACAGTGATGGCGGTCGGCGACAAAGTTTCCGCCAAGCTGGAAGACGCAGGGGTTAAGCCGGCGGAAACTATTATTTATCCGGCAGTCCTGTCCGCGGGCATTGTGCCGCTTCTGCGGGAGATAATTCTTAAAATTGACGGGTGGCGGGAGACCAGAGGCATAAATTCCATAAGTGTATGCTATAACAAACCGGCAGATTCACTGTCGTACAATCCTGTTATGAAAAAGATTCTTCCCATGGAGCCGGAATATCTGGAGCAGTTAAGAAAAAAAGAATGGAAATCCCGCAGCCTTCCTATATATAAAGAAGATAGGGAGAAGTTATTCTCCGGCCTTGTTAAGAATTATATTTATGTAGCGCTATACAGGGCGTTTGTGGAATCGCTTGTAAGCGAAAACACGGCAAGGCTTATTTCCATGCAGGCGGCGGAAAAACATACCGCAGAACGCATAGAGGAGCTGACACTGGAATACAACATGGAACGCCAGGACGCCATCACCTCTGAAATCCTTGACATCATCGCCGGCGCAGAAGCGGTGGAAGGGAAGTAA
- a CDS encoding sodium-translocating pyrophosphatase translates to MENIALSPLTGSELNMIWIIWGIALVAIVYGFILMKEINAKDSGTAKMIEINNAIMEGANAYLARQFKTVALLVVVLAVVLYFTGTAADPAVNLGRAIAFVLGATASALTGFMGMRMAVKGNVRVAAASLKGKVEALTIAFRTGAIAGMFTIGLGLLGATTIFLIYKENLSEVLVGFGFGGCLLAMFMRVGGGIYTKAADVGADLVGKVEKNIPEDDPRNAATIADNVGDNVGDCAGMAADIFESYEVTLVASMVLGATVFGNMGVIFPLLLRAVGVITSIIGTYFVRAKNDNEPAMRPINRGFIVSSVLSIIGFAILTVMYVQGSIFNIMSTDAKWANVLAANPDANVILAWKLFGITTIGIFLSFAISAMTEYFTSTETKPVQEIAKATLTGPATTILSGTAEGMESSVWAILSIAVAIASSILVFAINPIGEGILIVEQTLYGVSLLGLGMLTITGIIVAEDTYGPISDNAQGVGEMAKLPEKARKVLDELDAVGNSTKAITKGFAIATAVIAAVSLFGSYKEITGMHYIDISSPMVLIGLLVGGAVPFLFSSLLIRAVGRAAFLVVNEVRRQFREIKGIMSGKAKPEYGKVVDICTTAALKELVGPGLIALLMPVIVGFLFKAEGLGGYLAGVIVVGQLLAVYLSNSGGAWDNAKKFIEQGNYGGKGSDAHRAAVIGDTVGDPFKDTAGPALNPLIKVMNLVAILIAPLIIKNPGYGPQVIIVVVICLAIIGTALFFSKRSDDSGIADEVAKTVSKGKKK, encoded by the coding sequence ATGGAAAACATCGCACTAAGCCCGTTGACAGGTTCAGAACTCAACATGATCTGGATCATCTGGGGCATCGCTCTTGTGGCAATTGTGTACGGATTTATCCTGATGAAAGAAATCAATGCAAAAGATTCAGGAACAGCCAAAATGATCGAAATTAATAACGCGATCATGGAAGGCGCAAACGCTTATCTTGCAAGGCAGTTTAAGACAGTTGCATTACTTGTTGTAGTTCTGGCAGTGGTTCTTTATTTCACAGGTACTGCGGCAGACCCGGCAGTAAACCTTGGAAGGGCAATTGCTTTTGTACTTGGTGCAACAGCATCGGCTCTTACAGGATTCATGGGAATGAGAATGGCAGTTAAAGGAAACGTAAGGGTTGCAGCGGCATCTTTAAAAGGCAAAGTGGAAGCGCTTACAATCGCGTTCAGGACAGGCGCTATTGCAGGTATGTTCACAATCGGACTTGGCCTTCTTGGCGCGACAACAATATTCCTTATCTATAAAGAAAACCTTTCCGAAGTCCTTGTAGGATTCGGATTCGGCGGATGCTTGCTTGCCATGTTCATGAGGGTAGGCGGCGGAATATACACAAAGGCAGCTGACGTTGGTGCTGACCTTGTTGGTAAAGTAGAAAAGAACATACCTGAAGACGATCCCAGGAACGCGGCTACAATCGCGGATAACGTTGGCGACAACGTAGGCGATTGCGCGGGTATGGCAGCAGACATATTTGAATCATACGAAGTAACACTTGTTGCTTCCATGGTTCTTGGCGCCACAGTATTCGGAAACATGGGTGTTATTTTCCCGCTTCTTCTCCGCGCTGTCGGTGTTATCACTTCAATCATCGGAACATATTTTGTAAGGGCAAAAAATGACAACGAACCGGCTATGAGGCCTATCAACAGGGGCTTTATAGTTTCTTCAGTACTTTCAATAATCGGTTTTGCGATACTTACAGTAATGTATGTACAGGGAAGCATCTTCAACATCATGTCCACGGACGCAAAGTGGGCAAATGTTCTTGCGGCAAACCCGGACGCCAATGTTATTCTGGCGTGGAAGCTTTTTGGAATCACCACAATCGGTATCTTCCTGTCATTCGCTATTTCCGCAATGACGGAATACTTTACATCAACAGAAACCAAACCTGTTCAGGAAATCGCGAAAGCGACCCTTACAGGCCCTGCAACAACAATCCTTTCCGGAACTGCTGAAGGAATGGAAAGCAGCGTATGGGCAATTCTTTCCATCGCTGTGGCAATTGCTTCTTCAATACTTGTATTCGCCATCAACCCGATAGGCGAAGGAATTCTTATTGTTGAACAGACACTTTACGGTGTATCGCTTCTTGGACTTGGTATGTTGACAATAACGGGTATCATTGTTGCTGAAGACACATACGGCCCTATTTCTGACAACGCTCAGGGCGTTGGCGAAATGGCAAAGCTTCCTGAAAAGGCACGTAAGGTTCTTGACGAACTTGACGCTGTTGGTAACTCCACAAAGGCTATCACAAAAGGTTTTGCAATCGCGACTGCTGTTATCGCGGCTGTTTCACTTTTTGGTTCTTACAAAGAAATCACCGGAATGCATTACATCGACATAAGCAGCCCTATGGTTCTTATCGGATTGCTTGTCGGCGGCGCGGTACCGTTCCTGTTCAGCTCGCTTTTAATCAGGGCTGTTGGAAGGGCGGCGTTCCTTGTTGTTAATGAAGTTCGCAGGCAGTTTAGGGAAATAAAGGGCATTATGTCAGGAAAAGCAAAACCGGAATACGGCAAAGTTGTTGACATCTGTACAACAGCGGCTTTAAAAGAACTTGTCGGACCGGGGCTTATCGCTCTTCTTATGCCTGTTATAGTTGGTTTCTTATTTAAGGCTGAAGGACTTGGCGGATATCTGGCCGGCGTTATCGTTGTGGGTCAGCTTCTTGCCGTGTACCTGTCCAATTCGGGCGGCGCATGGGACAATGCCAAGAAATTCATTGAACAGGGCAATTACGGCGGCAAAGGTTCCGATGCTCACAGAGCAGCGGTTATCGGCGACACAGTAGGAGACCCGTTCAAAGACACAGCAGGACCGGCGTTAAACCCGCTTATCAAGGTTATGAACCTTGTGGCTATTCTTATAGCGCCTCTTATCATCAAGAATCCGGGATACGGCCCGCAGGTTATAATAGTTGTTGTAATCTGCCTTGCAATCATCGGCACAGCCTTGTTCTTTTCCAAAAGGTCTGATGACAGCGGAATAGCTGATGAAGTTGCAAAAACAGTAAGCAAAGGCAAAAAGAAATAA
- a CDS encoding redox-regulated ATPase YchF produces MEVGIVGLPNVGKSTTFNVLTKTKGAQVANYEFCTIEPNVGIVAVPDKRLDFLFNLYNDGKTKLVPASFKFVDIAGLVKGASKGEGLGNKFLGNIREVDAIAHVVRVFTDQNVVRTTGKLDPIGDIETIETELMLADLESVTKGFQKNERAAKSGNDKEALKKYEALKKVKDTLEKGMPASSIGLTPEEKLQVKELGLMTLKPMLYVLNTDEDKIENFEKNFPELTDYIKKRKAEYAVISARIESEMMELGEEERADYLKELGFEYKGFDEFITHAYNLLDLITFFTSGADECRAWPILRNSRAEEAAGKIHSDIQRGFIRAEVMKFEEFKDVKDDLKMKEKGLVRSEGRDYIMQDGDIVYFKFNV; encoded by the coding sequence ATGGAAGTAGGAATAGTAGGGCTGCCAAATGTGGGCAAATCCACGACATTTAATGTATTAACAAAGACCAAAGGTGCCCAGGTTGCCAATTATGAATTCTGCACAATTGAACCCAATGTGGGAATTGTGGCGGTGCCGGACAAACGCCTTGATTTTTTATTTAACCTTTACAATGACGGGAAAACCAAACTGGTTCCCGCTTCATTTAAATTTGTAGATATCGCCGGCCTTGTAAAAGGCGCAAGCAAAGGCGAAGGGCTGGGCAACAAATTCCTTGGCAATATCAGGGAAGTGGACGCTATAGCGCACGTGGTAAGGGTCTTTACCGACCAGAACGTGGTGCGCACCACAGGCAAGCTTGACCCCATAGGCGACATAGAAACCATAGAAACAGAACTTATGCTTGCCGACCTTGAAAGCGTTACAAAAGGCTTTCAGAAAAATGAAAGGGCTGCAAAATCCGGCAATGATAAAGAAGCGTTAAAAAAATACGAAGCGCTTAAAAAGGTAAAAGACACCCTTGAAAAAGGCATGCCCGCGTCCTCAATTGGACTGACACCCGAAGAAAAACTTCAGGTTAAAGAACTGGGTTTAATGACGCTAAAACCAATGCTGTATGTTTTAAACACGGACGAGGATAAAATAGAAAACTTTGAAAAAAACTTTCCGGAATTAACCGATTACATAAAAAAGAGAAAAGCCGAATACGCCGTTATTTCCGCCAGGATAGAATCTGAAATGATGGAATTAGGCGAAGAAGAACGCGCTGACTACTTAAAAGAGCTTGGATTTGAATACAAAGGCTTTGACGAATTTATTACGCACGCTTACAATCTGCTGGATTTAATAACATTTTTCACATCCGGCGCGGATGAATGCCGCGCATGGCCCATTCTGCGCAATTCCAGGGCGGAAGAAGCCGCGGGCAAGATACACTCTGACATTCAAAGGGGTTTCATACGCGCGGAAGTGATGAAGTTTGAAGAGTTTAAAGATGTCAAAGATGATTTAAAGATGAAAGAAAAGGGCCTTGTAAGAAGCGAAGGCAGGGATTACATAATGCAGGACGGGGATATAGTTTATTTTAAGTTTAATGTTTAG